A genomic region of Arachis hypogaea cultivar Tifrunner chromosome 5, arahy.Tifrunner.gnm2.J5K5, whole genome shotgun sequence contains the following coding sequences:
- the LOC112801937 gene encoding uncharacterized protein, with translation MDVTKRSSVFTQIASRELNSFRVRKRPYMDGFVTGFVEHGAVGVHHSEDGTIPMSLSFCKTPKYSHILALSDEDGYLTLFDSRKKFSVLSSFEENAEKAKICEWVSHLNAVFDICWIKEDTQILTASGDQTMKVWDVQEKKCIGVLTGHTGSVKSMCAHPNNADIIVSGSRDGSFCLWDLRCKSATRGRHGEVSICSTAVVKGAHLSSQAKRVRKGKAKSMSITSVLCLKDQVSIATAGAVDSVLKFWDTRNLKSFVTQASPRPQSTEKERLHGISSLSQDESGLFLSASCMDNCIYLYSILQLDKGPFRSFPGCPIESFFVKAAISPDASQIVSGSSNGNAYVWQVNKPQATPVILKSHDAEVTAVDWNRSEIGKLATASDDCTVRIWNQTNYICDKKTSCSIRRRVMAMPCTESKILLNNEEKYLKSIDNESLDPPIKLATPITPPKILAPEGWHKNKLPSGFNQTSSSEKTPESALKSPSSVLNPPSSLKRTIRDYFLASS, from the exons ATGGACGTTACAAAACGTAGCTCCGTCTTCACCCAAATCGCTTCAAGGGAGCTCAATTCCTTCCGAG TTCGCAAACGGCCTTACATGGATGGATTCGTCACTGGATTCGTGGAACACGGTGCTGTTGGAGTTCACCACAGCGAAGATGGTACCATTCCCATGTCCCTCTCTTTCTGTAAG acTCCCAAATATTCACACATTCTGGCTTTATCTGATGAAGATGGATACCTAACCTTATTTGATTCGCGTAAAAAATTCTCCGTATTATCCTCGTTTGAAGAAAATGCag AGAAAGCGAAGATCTGTGAGTGGGTTTCTCATCTTAATGCCGTGTTTGATATCTGTTGGATTAAG GAAGACACACAGATACTCACAGCTTCTGGTGATCAAACA ATGAAGGTATGGGATGTACAAGAAAAGAAATGTATTGGAGTGTTGACGGGGCACACAGGGAGTGTGAAGTCTATGTGTGCTCATCCAAATAATGCTG ATATTATTGTCTCTGGTTCAAGAGATGGATCCTTTTGTCTCTGGGACTTAAGATGCAAATCGGCAACTAGGGGTAGACATGGAGAAGTTAGCATATG TTCAACGGCTGTTGTCAAAGGAGCACATCTTTCATCTCAAGCAAAACGTGTCAGAAAGGGCAAG GCCAAGTCCATGAGCATTACATCTGTTCTTTGTCTTAAGGACCAGGTTTCCATAGCCACTGCAGGGGCAGTGGATAG TGTGTTGAAGTTTTGGGATACCAGAAATTTGAAAAGTTTTGTTACACAGGCATCTCCTCGTCCTCAGTCAACAGAAAAG GAAAGATTACATGGCATATCTAGCTTGTCCCAAGATGAAAGTGGTCTTTTTCTTTCAGCATCCTGCATGGATAACTG CATTTATCTGTATAGCATCCTTCAACTTGACAAGGGGCCTTTCAGATCTTTTCCTGGTTGTCCCATAGAATCATTTTTTGTCAAG GCTGCCATTAGCCCAGATGCGTCTCAAATAGTCAGCGGTTCTAGTAATGGAAATGCCTATGTCTGGCAG GTTAACAAGCCCCAAGCGACGCCTGTTATTTTGAAAAGTCATGATGCGGAGGTTACAGCAGTTGACTG GAACCGCTCTGAGATTGGTAAATTAGCAACTGCATCAGATGATTGCACA GTTCGGATTTGGAACCAAACCAATTATATCTGCGACAAAAAGACTTCATGTTCCATCCGCAGAAGAGTAATGGCAATGCCTTGTACAGAAAGCAAAATTCTACTGAACAATGAAGAAAAGTATCTCAAGTCAATAGACAATGAATCATTAGATCCCCCAATTAAGTTAGCCACTCCAATCACTCCACCTAAAATTCTTGCACCTGAAGGGTGGCACAAGAACAAGCTGCCCTCAGGATTCAATCAAACTTCATCATCTGAAAAGACTCCAGAATCTGCTTTGAAGAGCCCCTCATCTGTTTTGAACCCTCCATCTTCCTTGAAAAGAACTATCCGGGACTACTTTTTGGCATCTTCATGA
- the LOC112801936 gene encoding cyclin-dependent protein kinase inhibitor SMR6, translating to MGFSKKTQGDAESEAKKWVIAGFSVRSLKPINTKVKERHQEEEEEVEFEFSTTPTAKESRIPKKLAPPPPPRKRRPSRCHNSSFNGVREFFNPPDLETVFKCKVEKAK from the coding sequence ATGGGGTTTTCGAAGAAGACGCAAGGAGACGCTGAATCGGAAGCGAAGAAGTGGGTAATTGCAGGATTCTCTGTTCGTTCTTTGAAACCAATAAACACGAAGGTAAAAGAGAGAcaccaagaagaagaggaggaggtggAGTTTGAGTTTTCGACGACACCGACGGCCAAGGAATCGAGGATACCGAAGAAGTTGGCGCCGCCTCCGCCGCCACGGAAGCGACGGCCTTCAAGGTGTCACAATAGCAGCTTCAATGGCGTTAGAGAGTTCTTCAACCCTCCTGATTTGGAAACAGTGTTCAAGTGCAAAGTTGAGAAAGCTAAATGA